Proteins encoded in a region of the Magnetospirillum sp. genome:
- a CDS encoding ribbon-helix-helix domain-containing protein, whose amino-acid sequence MSGSIRKRSVVIAGHRTSISLEPEFWTALKDIARQRNASINDLVTEIDKMRAVKDEAGNLSSALRVYVLQALTGGNSTMGDAVPA is encoded by the coding sequence ATGTCAGGTTCGATTCGCAAGCGGTCCGTGGTGATCGCAGGACACCGCACGAGTATTTCGCTGGAGCCGGAATTTTGGACGGCACTCAAAGACATCGCGCGCCAGCGCAACGCATCGATCAACGATCTCGTGACCGAGATCGACAAGATGCGTGCAGTCAAGGACGAGGCCGGCAATTTGTCGAGCGCCTTGCGCGTCTATGTGCTGCAGGCTTTGACGGGCGGCAACTCGACCATGGGCGACGCCGTCCCCGCCTGA
- a CDS encoding tetratricopeptide repeat protein — protein sequence MALAVWGSPAAAFDRDQEWERGVAAFAAGDFESAWFRFFGLARAGDVESQFNLGQMYRTGRGIQRDVLEAKRWYERAAALGYAPAQFQLGVLWERGDGVPPDLVEARSWFARAAQQNFEPAREALEAVEQILAGRGRPLRQPPATAATENAAPRPNPPARPGQNSPGQTSPTAAAPTPPAPAAAPARAANQPAPAARTAAQTTTPPATSQRREPAGGWPTSAGAIAPTLTVPATAAPAPVPAQGPAVAN from the coding sequence TTGGCGCTGGCGGTTTGGGGCAGTCCCGCCGCAGCGTTCGACCGGGACCAGGAATGGGAGCGCGGTGTCGCTGCCTTCGCGGCTGGCGATTTCGAATCCGCGTGGTTCCGGTTTTTTGGACTCGCCCGTGCGGGCGACGTCGAATCGCAATTCAATCTCGGACAGATGTACCGGACGGGGCGCGGCATCCAGCGCGACGTGCTGGAGGCCAAACGCTGGTACGAGCGCGCGGCGGCCCTTGGCTATGCGCCCGCGCAATTCCAACTCGGCGTGCTGTGGGAGCGCGGCGACGGCGTGCCGCCCGATCTCGTCGAAGCACGCAGCTGGTTTGCGCGCGCGGCCCAGCAGAATTTCGAACCGGCGCGCGAAGCGCTTGAAGCCGTCGAACAGATCCTGGCCGGGCGCGGGCGCCCGCTGCGCCAACCGCCCGCAACGGCCGCAACCGAAAACGCCGCCCCGCGCCCGAATCCGCCGGCCCGCCCCGGCCAGAATAGTCCGGGCCAGACCAGCCCGACGGCCGCAGCTCCGACCCCGCCAGCGCCAGCGGCTGCTCCGGCACGCGCGGCAAACCAGCCCGCACCGGCGGCGCGCACCGCTGCACAAACGACAACGCCGCCCGCAACCTCGCAACGTCGCGAGCCGGCCGGCGGCTGGCCCACAAGTGCCGGTGCGATCGCGCCGACACTTACCGTGCCGGCGACGGCCGCCCCTGCCCCGGTGCCTGCCCAGGGGCCTGCAGTAGCAAATTGA